In Pradoshia eiseniae, the following are encoded in one genomic region:
- a CDS encoding ABC transporter ATP-binding protein, producing the protein MPLLQIENVSHLYLSKNEASVALEDITLSVEKGEFISLLGPSGCGKTTLLSIVSGLIKPTEGSVTISGHNVLENREDIGYMLQQDYLFPWKTIKENILIGPKLLKKLDQEHEANAVALLEQIGLGDVLAKFPRELSGGMRQRVALVRTLATNPSLLLLDEPFSALDFQTKLKLEDLVSSTLKSFGKTAILVTHDIGEAVAMSDRIFLLSPHPGKIQKEFIVPNEVRNLSPFTARNHPDYNEIFQSIWKEMEQYA; encoded by the coding sequence ATGCCTTTACTCCAAATCGAAAATGTCTCACATCTATATTTATCCAAAAATGAAGCATCCGTCGCTCTTGAAGACATCACGCTAAGTGTCGAGAAAGGGGAATTTATTTCCCTTCTCGGCCCAAGCGGCTGCGGCAAAACCACCCTGCTCTCCATTGTCTCCGGTTTAATAAAGCCTACAGAGGGCTCTGTTACCATATCCGGTCATAATGTATTGGAAAACAGGGAGGACATTGGCTATATGCTTCAGCAGGATTACCTATTTCCATGGAAGACCATTAAGGAAAATATTCTGATTGGCCCTAAGCTTTTGAAGAAGCTGGATCAAGAACATGAAGCAAATGCCGTGGCGCTGCTAGAACAAATTGGACTTGGAGATGTTTTAGCCAAATTCCCGCGTGAATTATCCGGAGGAATGCGCCAGCGAGTCGCACTTGTTCGTACGCTTGCCACTAACCCGTCTCTCCTTCTGCTCGATGAGCCATTTTCAGCCCTCGATTTTCAGACTAAGCTCAAATTAGAGGACCTAGTCTCATCAACCTTGAAATCCTTTGGAAAAACAGCCATCCTTGTCACCCATGATATCGGGGAAGCTGTGGCCATGAGCGATCGTATTTTTCTGCTTTCTCCCCACCCCGGCAAGATTCAAAAAGAATTCATTGTTCCGAATGAAGTCAGAAATCTTTCGCCATTTACGGCCAGGAATCATCCTGATTACAATGAAATCTTTCAATCCATCTGGAAGGAGATGGAACAATATGCCTGA
- a CDS encoding ABC transporter permease, with protein MPDENKVQALHRGYLQQLKKSQRQVWSYQGILFILFFALWETASRLLWIDPLLFSAPSSVIEMLIEKIQDGSLAAHSGLTLFETVVSFILGTLLGTILAAVLWWSPLLSKVLDPYLVIFNAMPKVALGPIIIVAMGPGLSSIIANGIIISVIITTIVVYTSFRDIDPNYIKVLQTFKAKRGRIFMEAVLPYSMPVIISTLKVNVGLAWVGVIVGEFLVSSEGLGYLIIYGFQVFNFTLVLMSLLVIAVFATVMYKFVEYLESKLIRDQQL; from the coding sequence ATGCCTGATGAAAATAAAGTTCAAGCCTTGCACCGCGGCTACCTTCAGCAATTAAAAAAATCACAACGCCAAGTATGGAGCTACCAGGGAATCTTGTTTATTCTCTTTTTCGCTTTATGGGAAACAGCGAGCCGACTGCTATGGATTGATCCACTTCTTTTCTCCGCGCCTTCAAGCGTCATTGAAATGCTTATCGAGAAAATTCAAGACGGAAGTCTCGCCGCCCATAGCGGACTCACTTTATTTGAGACCGTTGTCAGTTTCATTCTCGGCACGCTTCTTGGAACAATATTGGCTGCTGTGCTATGGTGGTCACCGCTTCTATCCAAAGTATTGGATCCATACTTGGTCATCTTTAACGCGATGCCAAAAGTAGCCCTCGGGCCTATCATAATCGTCGCCATGGGACCTGGCCTTTCTTCCATCATTGCAAATGGGATTATCATCTCTGTTATCATCACGACCATCGTTGTGTATACAAGCTTCAGGGACATAGATCCGAATTATATTAAGGTGCTGCAAACCTTTAAGGCTAAAAGAGGACGTATCTTCATGGAAGCCGTCCTTCCTTATTCGATGCCGGTTATTATATCCACCTTAAAAGTTAATGTCGGGCTGGCATGGGTCGGTGTTATTGTCGGCGAATTCCTCGTTAGCTCAGAGGGGCTCGGCTACTTAATCATTTACGGATTCCAAGTCTTTAATTTCACGCTCGTTCTCATGTCCTTGCTCGTTATTGCCGTCTTTGCTACCGTTATGTATAAATTTGTGGAATACCTTGAATCAAAACTCATCCGTGATCAGCAGCTTTAA
- the ytkD gene encoding RNA deprotection pyrophosphohydrolase — MKIFQDFYGNKVQWHDEQGLFEERAAHVLVICSFEGKWLLTQHPKRGIEFPGGKVEENETPVQAAIREVREETGGIVGNLVPLGEYRVDSGASPIIKAVYHADIIEIESKSDFMETDGPLLLEHLPDNYQTSHEYSFIMKDEVVPYSLSRLRIIKAADHG; from the coding sequence ATGAAGATATTTCAGGATTTCTATGGGAATAAGGTTCAATGGCATGATGAGCAAGGATTATTTGAGGAGAGGGCTGCCCATGTTCTCGTGATTTGTTCATTTGAGGGGAAGTGGCTGCTGACGCAACATCCTAAGCGTGGGATTGAATTTCCCGGTGGAAAAGTTGAAGAAAATGAAACCCCTGTTCAGGCAGCGATACGTGAGGTGAGAGAAGAAACAGGGGGAATCGTGGGTAACTTAGTTCCTCTTGGCGAATATCGAGTGGACAGTGGTGCATCACCAATCATTAAAGCTGTCTACCATGCAGATATTATTGAGATAGAGAGCAAAAGTGATTTTATGGAGACGGATGGTCCCCTCTTGCTGGAGCACTTACCAGATAACTATCAAACCAGCCATGAATACAGCTTTATTATGAAGGATGAGGTAGTTCCTTATTCATTGAGTCGGCTGAGAATCATTAAAGCTGCTGATCACGGATGA
- a CDS encoding DUF6154 family protein, with the protein MNFIDELYQLYRDKLTGDDDDIDVLTLAVLEQLDRTDVLQLISELEDHELYNLMGLYLANSLKKRFANDLIEPGISKLIH; encoded by the coding sequence ATGAATTTCATAGATGAATTATATCAACTATATCGTGATAAACTTACCGGGGATGACGATGATATCGATGTATTGACACTCGCCGTTTTGGAGCAGCTTGACCGCACTGATGTGCTACAGCTGATTAGCGAACTAGAGGACCATGAACTATATAATCTGATGGGGTTATATTTAGCTAACAGCTTAAAGAAGCGCTTTGCGAATGATTTGATTGAACCGGGTATTTCCAAATTAATTCATTGA
- the ytzI gene encoding YtzI protein, protein MGIMYIVFLVSAIIIVVTIAVTAMVTTKAYEYKHTIDPIENNPHIKEELPSESK, encoded by the coding sequence ATGGGAATAATGTACATAGTATTTCTTGTTAGTGCCATCATTATTGTCGTCACTATCGCTGTTACAGCTATGGTTACAACCAAAGCGTACGAATACAAGCATACAATTGACCCCATAGAAAATAATCCGCACATCAAAGAAGAATTACCATCTGAGAGTAAATAA
- a CDS encoding S-ribosylhomocysteine lyase has translation MPSVESFELDHNAVKAPYVRHCGVHKVGSDGVVNKFDIRFCQPNKQAMKPDSIHTLEHLLAFNIRKYAEDYSHFDIIDISPMGCQTGFYLVVSGEPTVEEIIDVLDKTMKEAVEITEIPAANEKQCGQAKLHDLEGAKKLMNFWLKQSKEDLKQVFA, from the coding sequence ATGCCATCTGTAGAAAGCTTTGAATTGGATCATAATGCGGTTAAAGCACCATATGTCCGCCATTGCGGCGTTCATAAGGTGGGGAGCGACGGTGTTGTGAATAAGTTTGATATTCGTTTCTGCCAGCCGAACAAACAAGCGATGAAGCCTGATTCGATTCATACATTAGAACATTTGCTTGCCTTTAATATTCGTAAATATGCTGAGGATTATAGTCATTTTGATATTATTGATATCTCTCCAATGGGCTGCCAGACTGGATTTTATCTCGTTGTAAGCGGTGAGCCGACGGTTGAGGAAATCATCGATGTTCTTGATAAAACGATGAAGGAAGCAGTTGAGATCACTGAGATTCCAGCAGCCAATGAAAAACAATGCGGCCAGGCTAAATTACATGATTTAGAGGGTGCGAAGAAATTGATGAATTTCTGGCTGAAACAATCGAAGGAAGACTTAAAGCAAGTTTTTGCCTGA
- the yidD gene encoding membrane protein insertion efficiency factor YidD, producing MKKILLKIIRFYRVGISPLKPPSCRFYPTCSTYGLEAIERFGALKGTWLTIKRISKCHPFHPGGFDPVPEKKDS from the coding sequence ATGAAAAAAATACTGCTAAAAATAATCCGTTTTTATCGAGTAGGCATCTCACCGCTAAAACCGCCAAGCTGCCGCTTTTATCCAACTTGCTCCACATATGGCCTTGAGGCTATCGAACGCTTTGGAGCGTTGAAAGGAACATGGCTTACCATTAAGCGAATATCAAAATGTCATCCCTTCCATCCAGGAGGCTTCGATCCCGTACCGGAGAAAAAGGATAGTTGA
- a CDS encoding metal ABC transporter solute-binding protein, Zn/Mn family, with protein sequence MRKLTFIFALILTASVFLAGCGSSSSETKKDDNKITIYTTVYPLQYFAEQIGGDYVDVNSVYPAGVDEHTFEPTQKDIINIAEADLFYYIGYNLEGFVTNAKKTLKNENVDMIAIGEEVHIGEDSHTAEEHNHEEEDDHGHEHGSTDPHLWIDPVYAKEMAELIKDSLSSKLPEQSDTFESNYEALAEKLDNLNEDYSKTIENAKHSEFLVSHAAFGYWTSRYGLDQISISGISTSEEPSQKSLQNLVEKARKYNLKYLLVEQNVSSKLTNVIKNEAKLTTLPIHNLATLTQDDIDKDRDYFSIMEDNLESLNTALN encoded by the coding sequence TTGCGTAAGCTAACATTTATATTCGCACTAATTCTGACAGCATCCGTTTTCTTGGCCGGCTGCGGTTCGTCCTCATCCGAGACCAAGAAAGATGATAATAAAATAACCATCTACACAACTGTTTATCCTCTCCAATACTTTGCGGAACAAATTGGCGGCGACTATGTTGATGTAAACTCTGTCTATCCAGCTGGAGTTGATGAACACACTTTTGAACCAACCCAAAAGGATATCATCAACATTGCAGAAGCTGACCTATTCTACTATATAGGCTATAATCTTGAAGGCTTTGTTACCAACGCCAAGAAAACGTTAAAAAATGAGAATGTCGATATGATCGCTATTGGCGAGGAGGTTCACATTGGTGAGGACAGCCATACAGCGGAAGAACATAATCATGAGGAAGAGGATGATCACGGCCATGAACATGGCTCAACTGACCCTCACCTATGGATTGATCCAGTCTACGCAAAGGAAATGGCCGAATTGATTAAGGACTCCCTATCCTCTAAACTGCCTGAACAAAGCGATACATTCGAGTCAAATTACGAAGCATTAGCCGAGAAGCTGGACAATCTGAATGAGGATTACTCCAAAACAATCGAGAACGCCAAGCATTCTGAATTCCTCGTTTCTCATGCTGCCTTTGGTTATTGGACCTCTAGATATGGACTTGATCAAATCAGCATTTCTGGCATCTCTACTTCAGAGGAACCAAGCCAGAAATCCTTGCAGAATCTTGTAGAAAAGGCAAGAAAATATAACTTAAAATACCTCCTTGTTGAGCAGAATGTCAGCAGCAAATTGACAAACGTTATCAAAAATGAGGCAAAGCTGACCACACTTCCTATTCATAATCTGGCTACATTGACTCAGGATGACATCGACAAGGACCGTGATTATTTCTCCATCATGGAAGATAATCTTGAATCATTGAATACAGCCCTAAACTAA
- a CDS encoding DUF1540 domain-containing protein produces MMPHGVKCSVDSCHFWKEGNKCAAERIAVHTYSEERAHKSGDTGCKTFRPASETHL; encoded by the coding sequence ATGATGCCACATGGAGTCAAATGCTCAGTCGATTCATGTCATTTCTGGAAAGAGGGCAATAAATGTGCAGCCGAACGAATCGCTGTGCACACTTATTCAGAGGAGCGGGCTCATAAAAGCGGCGATACCGGCTGCAAGACATTCCGTCCAGCAAGCGAAACACACCTTTAA
- a CDS encoding sporulation protein, with translation MLNKMLSSIGIGAAKVDTQLYKTSYTVGEELSGKVIVQGGKTEQQIERLYLSLMVTYEVEQDDKKFTQKAVVEKYQLSEAFLIQPNELKEIPFSFQLPYDVPITKGRTRAWIQTGLDIKNAVDPQDQDYIDINPHPLVLEFLQTVSEIGFRLREVECKKAPASIRKRFPFVQEFEFKPISGEFRSKLDELEAIFYVSQDQIEVLLQIDRRARGFGIFEALGLDESFVRFTYGQGDLSSLNSRLTSLIRQHS, from the coding sequence ATGCTAAATAAAATGCTAAGTTCTATAGGAATTGGAGCAGCCAAGGTCGATACTCAATTGTATAAAACAAGCTACACAGTCGGAGAAGAGTTATCCGGCAAGGTGATTGTTCAAGGCGGCAAAACAGAACAGCAGATTGAGCGGCTTTATCTGTCACTCATGGTAACGTATGAGGTCGAGCAAGATGACAAAAAGTTCACCCAAAAAGCAGTGGTTGAGAAATATCAACTATCCGAAGCCTTCCTGATTCAGCCGAATGAGTTAAAGGAAATCCCGTTCTCCTTCCAGCTGCCCTATGACGTTCCTATTACAAAAGGGCGTACACGCGCATGGATTCAAACTGGATTGGATATCAAAAACGCTGTTGACCCGCAAGACCAGGATTACATCGATATTAATCCCCATCCACTTGTACTTGAATTTCTCCAGACTGTTAGCGAGATTGGATTCCGTCTGCGTGAGGTAGAATGCAAGAAAGCTCCCGCATCCATTCGCAAGAGATTTCCGTTCGTGCAGGAATTTGAATTCAAGCCAATCAGCGGGGAATTTCGTTCAAAACTAGACGAGCTCGAAGCCATTTTTTACGTCTCGCAGGATCAAATTGAGGTTCTTCTCCAAATTGACCGAAGAGCTCGCGGCTTTGGCATTTTTGAAGCTTTAGGGCTTGATGAAAGCTTTGTGAGGTTCACCTACGGCCAAGGGGATTTATCATCTCTCAACAGCCGGTTGACCAGCCTTATCCGCCAGCACAGCTAA
- a CDS encoding o-succinylbenzoate--CoA ligase, translated as MLTQGISSIPQLLNQRAALTPERDALFFEGSRWSFDELRQMSLLYAEKLTGHGISRGQLVALQMRNSAEMVFVIHGLMMIGAKTLLLNVRLTDHEREWQIRDAKADFLVSDKEAESEVKIITLASLRETAPQRCLFLKELDLAETATIMYTSGTTGKPKAVKQTYGNHLFSAFGSVLNLGLGDNDKWLCTMPLFHISGLSILFRSVIYGSPVVLHRQFDPRLANQAIQTEGVTIMSVVSAMLSRMLDDLGEAEYPESFRGMLLGGGPAPMPLLKRSAEKGIRVFQTYGMTETSSQIATLAPEDAIRKIGSSGKPLFPCAISIWKEDREASANEPGEIRVKGPNVTPGYLHGRGSESFRDGWFYTGDLGYLDEEGYLYMLDRRSDLIISGGENVYPAEIESVLSAYPAVREAGVTGIIDDSWGAVPAAALVLKDGAVFNEEEILHFCKERLARYKIPKHFAIVHELPRNASNKLVRKELTKYFW; from the coding sequence ATGTTAACACAAGGAATTTCATCTATACCGCAATTGCTTAATCAGCGTGCAGCCTTGACTCCTGAGAGAGACGCCTTGTTCTTTGAGGGGAGCCGCTGGTCCTTTGATGAATTAAGACAGATGTCTCTTCTTTATGCCGAAAAGCTCACGGGTCATGGCATCTCCCGCGGACAGCTGGTGGCGCTGCAAATGCGAAACAGTGCTGAGATGGTCTTCGTCATTCATGGGCTTATGATGATTGGAGCTAAAACGCTTTTACTCAATGTACGGTTGACCGACCATGAGCGTGAGTGGCAGATTCGGGATGCAAAGGCTGATTTCTTGGTTTCGGATAAGGAGGCAGAGAGTGAGGTCAAGATTATTACTTTAGCGTCACTCAGGGAGACAGCGCCGCAGAGGTGTCTTTTCCTTAAGGAACTGGATCTTGCTGAGACGGCAACGATTATGTATACATCTGGAACGACGGGAAAGCCAAAGGCCGTCAAACAAACATATGGAAACCATCTATTCAGTGCTTTTGGCTCTGTGCTCAATCTCGGTTTAGGGGATAATGACAAATGGTTATGCACAATGCCGTTATTTCATATAAGCGGCCTATCCATCTTATTTCGCTCCGTCATCTATGGAAGCCCTGTTGTCCTTCATCGGCAATTTGATCCAAGGCTTGCAAATCAGGCCATTCAAACTGAAGGCGTGACCATTATGTCCGTTGTTTCTGCCATGTTAAGCCGTATGCTGGATGATTTGGGAGAAGCCGAGTATCCAGAGAGCTTTCGAGGCATGCTCTTAGGTGGCGGACCAGCACCAATGCCATTATTGAAACGCAGTGCCGAGAAAGGGATTCGCGTCTTCCAGACATATGGTATGACGGAGACATCCTCTCAAATCGCTACCCTTGCGCCGGAGGATGCCATAAGGAAAATCGGTTCATCCGGCAAGCCCTTATTCCCATGTGCAATCTCCATCTGGAAGGAAGACCGGGAAGCAAGCGCTAATGAACCTGGTGAGATACGCGTTAAAGGACCGAACGTGACACCTGGCTATCTTCATGGAAGAGGCAGTGAGTCTTTTAGGGATGGCTGGTTTTACACAGGAGACCTTGGTTACTTGGATGAGGAGGGCTATTTATATATGCTTGACCGCCGTTCTGACTTAATCATCTCCGGTGGGGAAAATGTGTATCCAGCAGAGATTGAATCCGTGCTGAGCGCGTACCCGGCAGTGAGGGAAGCAGGTGTGACTGGAATAATTGACGATAGCTGGGGAGCCGTACCAGCAGCCGCGCTCGTCTTAAAGGATGGCGCCGTATTCAATGAGGAGGAAATTCTGCATTTCTGTAAAGAGAGGCTTGCCAGGTACAAGATTCCCAAGCATTTCGCCATTGTGCATGAGCTTCCCCGCAATGCTTCTAATAAGCTTGTCCGGAAAGAATTAACCAAATATTTTTGGTGA
- the menB gene encoding 1,4-dihydroxy-2-naphthoyl-CoA synthase, producing MAIKWVPIRTYDEILYEKYNGIAKITINRPEVRNAFTPKTVTELIDAFSRARDDNEIGVIILTGAGDLAFCSGGDQKVRGHGGYVGDDEIPRLNVLDLQRLIRVIPKPVVAMVAGYAIGGGHVLHVVCDLTIAAENARFGQTGPNVGSFDAGYGAGYLARIVGHKKAKEIWYLCRQYDAQEALDMGLVNKVVPLEDLEKETVEWCEIMLEKSPTALRFLKASFNADTDGLAGLQQLAGDATLLYYTTEEAKEGRDAFKEKRKPDFGQFPRFP from the coding sequence ATGGCAATTAAGTGGGTTCCAATTCGTACATACGATGAAATACTTTATGAAAAATATAATGGGATTGCCAAGATTACAATCAACAGGCCGGAGGTAAGAAATGCCTTCACACCAAAAACTGTGACGGAATTAATTGATGCCTTCTCACGCGCGCGCGATGATAACGAAATTGGGGTTATTATTCTGACGGGTGCTGGAGACCTGGCCTTCTGTTCAGGCGGTGATCAAAAGGTGAGAGGTCATGGCGGATATGTAGGTGATGATGAAATTCCGCGCTTGAACGTGCTGGATCTTCAACGCTTGATTCGCGTCATTCCAAAACCAGTAGTAGCCATGGTTGCCGGCTATGCAATCGGCGGCGGTCATGTACTTCATGTTGTTTGTGACTTAACGATTGCGGCAGAAAACGCTCGTTTTGGACAAACTGGTCCGAATGTAGGAAGCTTTGATGCGGGATATGGAGCAGGCTACTTGGCTAGAATCGTCGGCCATAAGAAGGCGAAGGAAATTTGGTACCTATGCCGTCAATATGATGCACAAGAAGCGCTTGATATGGGGCTAGTTAATAAAGTAGTTCCTCTAGAAGACTTGGAGAAGGAAACGGTTGAGTGGTGCGAGATCATGCTCGAGAAGAGCCCGACAGCACTTCGATTCTTAAAAGCTTCCTTCAACGCGGACACAGACGGTTTGGCAGGCTTACAGCAATTAGCTGGAGATGCTACATTGCTTTACTATACAACGGAAGAGGCAAAAGAAGGAAGAGATGCTTTCAAGGAGAAACGCAAGCCTGACTTCGGCCAATTCCCAAGGTTCCCTTGA
- the menH gene encoding 2-succinyl-6-hydroxy-2,4-cyclohexadiene-1-carboxylate synthase yields MSIERFIPINGVTYHIRIEGTGEPVLLLHGFTGSLHTWSYLIETYKEKFSFLAVDLLGHGQTDSPEQPERYRMEAAADDIKELLDCLGVRPVHLLGYSMGGRLAIGFAARYPHYVRSLILESSSPGLKTLQEQNARKKHDAELAERIMNIGVERFTEEWSGIPLFSTQERLPQEMKDRVRKERLLQKEAGLAGSLKGMGTGSQPSLWGDLSSLQMPVLVLAGEYDLKFVHIAKQMTTTLPNHEIHIFGDAGHAIHVEKPAEFGKIVNEYLLRRKNDGN; encoded by the coding sequence ATGTCGATTGAGCGTTTCATCCCCATTAACGGCGTTACCTACCATATTCGCATAGAGGGTACAGGTGAACCGGTGCTCCTTCTTCATGGCTTTACGGGGAGCCTTCATACATGGAGCTATCTAATAGAAACATATAAAGAGAAGTTTAGCTTCCTCGCTGTGGACTTACTAGGGCACGGACAGACTGATTCGCCGGAACAACCTGAAAGATATCGAATGGAAGCAGCCGCTGATGATATTAAGGAGCTGCTTGACTGTCTTGGTGTAAGGCCGGTCCACCTGCTTGGCTATTCGATGGGCGGAAGATTGGCCATAGGATTTGCTGCCCGTTATCCGCACTATGTAAGGAGCCTCATCCTTGAAAGCTCATCGCCGGGGCTTAAGACACTCCAGGAGCAGAATGCCCGTAAAAAGCATGATGCCGAATTGGCTGAACGCATTATGAATATTGGTGTGGAAAGATTCACGGAGGAATGGAGCGGAATTCCGCTCTTTTCCACTCAAGAGAGGCTGCCGCAGGAGATGAAGGACCGAGTGAGGAAGGAACGGCTGCTGCAAAAAGAAGCCGGCCTTGCCGGAAGCCTGAAAGGGATGGGAACTGGCTCTCAGCCATCCTTATGGGGGGATCTATCCAGCCTGCAAATGCCAGTCCTTGTTCTTGCTGGTGAGTACGATTTGAAGTTTGTGCATATAGCTAAACAAATGACTACTACCTTGCCGAATCATGAAATACATATTTTCGGGGATGCTGGTCATGCAATTCACGTGGAGAAACCTGCGGAATTTGGTAAAATAGTAAATGAATATTTATTAAGGAGGAAAAATGATGGCAATTAA
- the menD gene encoding 2-succinyl-5-enolpyruvyl-6-hydroxy-3-cyclohexene-1-carboxylic-acid synthase gives MKHQEALTAYIASFVDELTACGVQDVVISPGSRSTPLAYCMAEHEGMDVHLNIDERSAAFFALGMAKEKRSPVAILCTSGTAAANYYPAIVEAHYSRVPLIVLTADRPHELRDIGAPQAIDQLHLYGKHVKWFVEMALPESALSMLHYARTIAARAAGTAVLEPAGPVHINIPLREPLIPNLADMKKWVKASEKRESSIDIRQGKSALADSQYKECLELIEQARRGLIICGPMDIPGFDQAVSRLSETTGFPILADPLSQLRGSGYCKESIIEGYDTFLKDASLCESLKPDLIIRFGAMPVSKPLLLFIKGMEQVNHMVIDGGLGWREPTGMGTHMIYCEETVFCERLALEFEKERNREWLGKWKAIDQVAKQELRNIQDETVLQEGKLFAKLQSLLPDRANLVVGNSMPIRNVDTFFHDSEKEIRIFANRGANGIDGTISTALGIAASSEQPTVLALGDLSFFHDMNGLLAAKMHNLNLLVIVINNDGGGIFSYLPQAQEERHFEELFGTPHGLSFEHTAALYGANYACPATWDEVDEAISSWSGNPDFRVVEVMTDRKYDVETYRALVKHVSQEIRAMRHVD, from the coding sequence ATGAAACATCAAGAGGCTTTAACTGCCTATATTGCATCCTTTGTGGATGAATTGACGGCATGTGGCGTCCAAGACGTTGTCATTAGCCCCGGCTCAAGGTCCACACCATTAGCCTATTGCATGGCGGAGCACGAGGGAATGGACGTTCATTTAAATATAGATGAGCGTTCGGCTGCTTTCTTCGCGCTGGGCATGGCTAAAGAGAAGCGCAGCCCTGTTGCGATTCTTTGCACATCTGGCACGGCAGCCGCAAATTATTATCCGGCCATTGTGGAAGCGCATTACTCAAGGGTGCCATTAATTGTACTGACGGCAGATAGGCCGCATGAGTTAAGGGATATTGGTGCTCCGCAAGCGATTGATCAGCTGCATTTATATGGAAAGCATGTAAAATGGTTTGTGGAAATGGCTCTCCCTGAATCAGCTTTATCCATGCTTCATTACGCAAGGACGATTGCGGCTCGTGCTGCAGGAACGGCGGTTCTTGAACCAGCAGGTCCGGTCCATATCAATATCCCGCTTCGTGAGCCGCTGATTCCGAACCTGGCAGATATGAAGAAATGGGTGAAAGCAAGCGAGAAGAGGGAGTCAAGCATCGATATTAGACAAGGAAAGTCAGCGCTCGCTGATTCTCAATACAAGGAATGCTTGGAGCTAATTGAACAGGCTAGACGAGGCTTGATAATTTGCGGTCCGATGGACATTCCTGGATTTGATCAAGCGGTTAGCCGTCTTTCTGAAACAACGGGATTTCCAATCCTTGCTGATCCTCTCTCTCAGCTTAGAGGGAGCGGCTATTGTAAAGAAAGCATCATTGAGGGATATGATACTTTCTTGAAGGATGCATCTTTATGCGAAAGCTTGAAACCAGATTTAATTATCCGTTTTGGAGCTATGCCTGTCTCCAAACCACTGCTCTTATTTATTAAGGGAATGGAGCAGGTGAACCATATGGTCATCGATGGCGGCTTAGGCTGGAGAGAGCCGACAGGGATGGGGACACATATGATTTATTGTGAGGAGACGGTCTTTTGTGAAAGGCTCGCTCTTGAATTTGAGAAAGAGCGGAATAGAGAGTGGCTAGGGAAGTGGAAGGCCATTGATCAGGTCGCTAAGCAAGAGCTTCGGAACATCCAAGATGAAACCGTTTTGCAGGAAGGAAAGCTTTTCGCGAAACTTCAGAGCTTACTGCCTGATCGGGCAAATTTGGTCGTTGGTAACAGCATGCCAATCAGGAATGTAGATACCTTCTTTCATGACTCTGAAAAAGAGATACGAATATTTGCTAACCGTGGAGCGAATGGGATTGATGGAACAATTTCCACGGCTCTTGGTATTGCCGCTTCATCAGAACAGCCAACCGTGCTTGCGCTCGGTGATTTGAGCTTCTTCCATGATATGAATGGTCTGCTTGCCGCGAAGATGCACAACTTAAACCTCCTCGTTATTGTCATTAATAATGATGGCGGAGGAATCTTCTCCTACTTGCCACAGGCACAGGAGGAACGCCACTTTGAGGAGCTATTTGGAACGCCGCATGGCCTAAGCTTTGAACATACGGCTGCTTTATATGGCGCGAACTATGCATGCCCTGCGACTTGGGACGAAGTGGATGAAGCAATCAGCAGCTGGTCGGGGAATCCTGATTTCCGAGTTGTCGAGGTCATGACAGACCGGAAGTATGATGTAGAAACTTATCGAGCTTTGGTGAAACATGTTTCCCAGGAAATAAGAGCGATGCGTCATGTCGATTGA